A stretch of DNA from Tigriopus californicus strain San Diego chromosome 8, Tcal_SD_v2.1, whole genome shotgun sequence:
AAGTATTTACAAGACACTCTGTGTCAATCACGAGATAAGATAAGTTTAGACAAGCTCATCGCTCCTTGCTCGTACGTAGTAGCCTGACTAATAAGACCTCAATTTCATTCACAGATTGATGGCAAACCCTATGtaagatttcatttttgagtgaTGAGTAGATGGGATTCGTTTTTGGATCGGGCGTTGACATTAAATTGCATTTTACAAGTTCATGTTTTTAACGCCTTGTGGCAGTATTCCCCGGGAACCCAACAAGCGTTTGATCAAATCGGGAAATCCTTTTTCAGGACATTGAGGAACAATTGAAGCTCCTGGGGGAGCCTCCAGTTTTTAACAGTCCGAACGGAGTTGGAGGAGGGGGAAGCTATTCGATGTCTGCTGGAGGGTATTATGACTACGAGACTCTGAAAAATGCAGAGGGTCTCCCCGATGGCATGGACATGACACAGAAAGAGGTAAAGGGCAGATCAGATGAGCGTCAAAGTACTGGCTGTGAATTGCTTAAATTTCCATTCCAGAAATATCTTCGGGACGAGGATTTCGAGAAGGTGTTCCAGATGTCCCGAGACAATTTCGAGAACTTGCCCGGATGGCGGCAAATATCGTTAAAAAAGAGCTTGGGGTTGTTTTAAAGATTGTTCAATTGTGCACGAAATAATTACTTGTGATTGAGAGGTAACGAGGAAATTTATTAACCATGACACCTACATTTCCACATAAAAATCTATGTTAATTTGCAAATAATGTGCGTATCTTGTTTCAAGTATTATGAAGATTGGGATACATTAATACTATTCCATATAAGCCAGCCAGCTTTGTTGTAGGTAGTGTTTAAAATGTATGCACTCCATCAGCCTTTCCGGTGGAGAAGCTTAGAGTGTTAACCAATGCTCTCGCGTGAATCGACGCACTGGTTTGCCTTGAAGAATGTCTTCGGCCTCTTTCTCCGGTGATATTGAAAGCGCAAATTTCTATGAGACAAATATCATCATCTGTCACATGAGCGAATAAGAATAGTACATTCACTTTAAGCGGATACCTGAGTCAGGGTTCCtggttgggaagccaaagaaCGGATGGCCAGAAATGGAATCATCAGGACTGAGGAAAGAGCCACGATCCACCCAATGGCCACAGCCCCGAATGGATAATGATAACTGACGTTGTCGTACATTTTTATAACAAATGGGGCCACATCAATAAGCTGAAGAATCATAATAACCTGAAAGCAATCATTGGGAGGTTGAGTGATTATCATTGAAATGATATCCCACGATTTTTGCCACCTCTCTCAATTTCCGGTTTCTTACTCACCCCTAAAAAGAGAGGGCTAATGATCTTCCAGCACACTCTCCAGTATAAACTTGGGGTGTGACCCAGCATCTCAAATACGTCTGCATTCAATTGCTTTAGCCCttaggaaaaaaataacgaTAATAGCATAGAAAAATTGAGTTAAGAACTATTCTTTGTAGTCATTTACCGTAAACCCACGAGACTGCAACGGCTTCAAAAAACACGGTGCAGAGCAGAGAAACGCCTGCAGCATAGCGCTCAAAGAGATTAAAGATGTAAAAACCGCcctagaaagaaagaaagtgaacTGATGATGGtctatattaaaaaaaaactcctgGATCCTGAAGTATATCCTCACTGGAGTGACGCAAGATAGAGCGACCAGGAATGAGATGAACACCACGATGAAGGTGAATATTTCCCGATTGATTTTCAACTTCTTAAAGGTGGTCTCAAACTCATCCAGGAGTCCAGTAATCACACATTCCAAGCCTCCCATCTACAAACACATAACAGCAACCATTTCAGTTCTCAATGACGAACATAGGATAGGCTGCATCCCATGTAATTACCGCCGAGTCCATTCCTAGGAAAACCAGCATCACAAAGAAGAGAACCGACCAGACCTGAGAGGCAGGCAGAGTGGCAATAGCCTCTGGATACACTTCAAAAACCAATCCGGGCCCTAAAGTCAGAGCAAACACGTGGTACAAATGTCAAATGTGGATTTGAGCAATGCAATTCAGTAATCTCCAATTACCCACCTTGCTCGGCCACTTTATCAATGGGCTTTTGTTGAAGATGGGACATGTATCCCAAATAGGTGAAGATGACAAAACCGGAAAAGAGACTCGTAAACGAATTCACACAAGAGGTGATCAGACAATCTCTGAAAGAGTGACCAATTTAGATCCTAAGTAAACAATATGCAAGGTTTAGAGCCCAGAAAGCAAAACTGATTAACATTGCCAATGTTCAAAGTAATTTCTTTATGTCGATAAGTTTTTGATGCCAATGAATCTATTACCTGTAACAGTTGTTGTCAAACTTGTTGTAGCTGGCATAAGCCAAGTGCACACCAAATCCGGCGCCGACTGAGTAAAAAATTTGCACCGCTGCGTCAATCCACACCGACGGGTCGGCCAAGGCCTTTAGGTCAGGAACCAAGTAGTAGATAATGCCGTCAATGGCTCCAGGCAAGGTGATGCCCCGCAGCAAAAGAATCGTCAAGAGAATATAAGGCATCGTGGCTGTCACCCAAACAACCTTCCCTAAACAAGACCAAAGGTTAGAAGGGAATCTTTGGATGAGTATCGCCTCAATCAGGGGACTTCTGAGTTGCGATGCTCTTACCGGACGATTTGACTCCCTTGAAGAGAGAGATGTAGAGCATGCTGTACACGATCATTATGCACCCCACAAGAGTCATGTTGGGGGGTCCGGGATCAAAAATTCCTGTGCTTCCTTGCAACCTCAGAACTCCTCGACTAAAAGGTAGGTACGCATTTATGATGAATGTGACCATTTTTTTCGGGAACTGCTTGGTTTGCCATACTTGAAGTATTCTTTGGCAGGCGATCTTGTGAGGTTGCACGAAATATCCGTAATATTTTCGCACGACTCCCGGCAAAACTCCGTGTTCCAATCATTATCACACCCAGTCCAAGGTAATTTGGAGGAGAAACTGTTCCCCAGGTAAAGAATTGCCCACCCAATGATGACGTTGTAATAAAAGGATACGTAAAACGCAATGAAAACGGCGCAGTATCCAACCCCTGGAATATGAGAGAATCAATGAATATACCTTGGCGTGCAAGCCCCACGCATTGAGGTACGTATCCCGACCCACCTTTAAAAAGTGGACAAATCTTCCACAAACTAATGGGACCTTGTCGGTTGTATTGACCCAGGATCACCTCCATGTAAAAGAGCGGCAGAGCACCAAACACCAGCATCAAAAGATACGGAATCAAAAAGGCTCCACCACCATTCTatataaaatcaaaatcatgctCATTCAGACTAGAGACTTTCAAGACATATCCCAATTTGCCGAATGTTTagatcttttttattttatttggtATACGCTTAACTCTTGAATTAAATAAGGTTTGCAGAACTCTTGGACTTACCTTGTAGCAGAGGTATGGAAATCGCCACACATTGGCCAGATCTACTGCAAATCCAATGATGGAGAGCAAAAAGTCCAGGTTGCTGTCCCATGTTATTCTTTCTTCTGGCGTTGTGGTCACCACTGAGGTTCACAAAAACAGAACGGGTAAGCAAAACATGGCCGCAATGTTCCTTAGCTTTGACGCTATTACCTGGATCTTTGAATTTGCCCGTGAGCGCTACTTCCGTATCCTTAGAAGCTCTCATTTTGATTACTGTCGTTTGCTTGCAGTGCAAAACATCTGCAATGGAACCAAGACCAGATAGTTGCTCATCCTATGTAAATTCTGGGATGATACACTATCTAAGCCCAACCAACTGTCTCACCTCGATCTTGGGATGGAGAGACCACGGTGATGTGGCACGAGCCCGTGTTCAAATGGGTGGCAATGATGGAGGAACTTTTACTAGCGTTGATTCCGTGGGCGGCAGC
This window harbors:
- the LOC131884986 gene encoding sodium-dependent dopamine transporter-like codes for the protein MKLILKSSSEDNLPTYSDAVHNPHSLEQLARSSCSDTAAAHGINASKSSSIIATHLNTGSCHITVVSPSQDRDVLHCKQTTVIKMRASKDTEVALTGKFKDPVVTTTPEERITWDSNLDFLLSIIGFAVDLANVWRFPYLCYKNGGGAFLIPYLLMLVFGALPLFYMEVILGQYNRQGPISLWKICPLFKGVGYCAVFIAFYVSFYYNVIIGWAILYLGNSFSSKLPWTGCDNDWNTEFCRESCENITDISCNLTRSPAKEYFNRGVLRLQGSTGIFDPGPPNMTLVGCIMIVYSMLYISLFKGVKSSGKVVWVTATMPYILLTILLLRGITLPGAIDGIIYYLVPDLKALADPSVWIDAAVQIFYSVGAGFGVHLAYASYNKFDNNCYRDCLITSCVNSFTSLFSGFVIFTYLGYMSHLQQKPIDKVAEQGPGLVFEVYPEAIATLPASQVWSVLFFVMLVFLGMDSAMGGLECVITGLLDEFETTFKKLKINREIFTFIVVFISFLVALSCVTPGGFYIFNLFERYAAGVSLLCTVFFEAVAVSWVYGLKQLNADVFEMLGHTPSLYWRVCWKIISPLFLGVIMILQLIDVAPFVIKMYDNVSYHYPFGAVAIGWIVALSSVLMIPFLAIRSLASQPGTLTQKFALSISPEKEAEDILQGKPVRRFTREHWLTL